Proteins encoded within one genomic window of Sphingosinicella ginsenosidimutans:
- the rpoN gene encoding RNA polymerase factor sigma-54 — translation MALGPRLDLRQSQSLVMTPQLQQAIRLLALSNLEVETFIAEEIEKNPLLETAAGDEAPPPPAEPEATGPDTDGDGFDDEPAPPEIDAGGGDSALDIDPDGEDFHQDSPVDSGRGLDGGLGLDGIGSGGGGAGEDGPDFDAFASEQVSLHDHLLHQAGEILSGGDLILAAHLVEQIDETGYFAGNLLEIAQRLGVPLAEVERVLAVLQTLDPAGVGARSLAECLALQAKDANRYDPCMARLLANLDYLAKGNIAALKRICQVDDEDMADMIRELRGYDPKPGLRFSSAGERVDAIVPDIFVARRGPVWAVELNNATLPKLLVNRSYYQELASGPQDRQSRAWLNECLQSANWLLKALDQRARTIVKVASEIVTQQEGFFRHGVSHLKPLTLRAVAETIGMHESTVSRVTSNKYLSCERGLFELKYFFTSGIQSADGGDAVSAEAVKSRIKALIAAEDPNRILSDDQLVEMLKGEGFDIARRTVAKYREAIGLGSSVQRRRQKAIGRAA, via the coding sequence ATGGCGCTCGGACCTCGTCTCGATCTTCGCCAATCGCAATCGCTGGTGATGACGCCGCAGCTGCAGCAGGCCATCCGCCTGCTCGCGCTGTCGAACCTCGAGGTCGAGACGTTCATCGCCGAGGAGATCGAGAAGAATCCACTGCTCGAAACCGCCGCGGGGGACGAGGCGCCGCCGCCCCCGGCCGAACCGGAAGCGACCGGCCCGGATACCGATGGCGACGGCTTCGACGACGAGCCCGCTCCGCCGGAGATCGACGCCGGCGGCGGCGATTCGGCGCTCGACATCGATCCGGACGGCGAGGATTTCCACCAGGACAGCCCGGTCGATTCGGGCCGCGGGCTCGACGGCGGGCTCGGGCTCGACGGAATCGGATCGGGCGGCGGCGGGGCCGGCGAGGACGGGCCGGATTTCGATGCCTTCGCGAGCGAGCAGGTGTCGCTCCACGATCACCTGCTTCACCAGGCGGGCGAAATCCTGTCGGGCGGCGATCTGATCCTTGCCGCGCACCTCGTCGAGCAGATCGACGAGACCGGCTATTTCGCCGGCAACCTGCTCGAAATCGCCCAGCGGCTCGGCGTCCCGCTCGCCGAGGTCGAACGGGTGCTCGCCGTGCTCCAGACGCTCGATCCGGCCGGCGTCGGCGCGCGCAGCCTCGCCGAATGCCTCGCGCTCCAGGCGAAGGACGCCAATCGCTACGATCCGTGCATGGCCCGGCTGCTCGCCAATCTCGATTATCTCGCCAAGGGCAATATCGCGGCGCTGAAGCGCATCTGCCAGGTGGACGACGAGGACATGGCGGACATGATCCGCGAGCTTCGCGGCTATGATCCGAAGCCGGGCCTCCGCTTCTCCTCCGCCGGCGAGCGGGTCGACGCGATCGTTCCCGACATCTTCGTCGCCCGCCGCGGCCCGGTCTGGGCGGTCGAGCTCAACAATGCGACGCTGCCGAAGCTGCTCGTCAACCGCAGCTATTATCAGGAGCTCGCCAGCGGGCCGCAGGACCGCCAGTCCCGCGCCTGGCTCAACGAATGCCTGCAAAGCGCGAACTGGCTGCTGAAGGCGCTCGACCAGCGGGCGCGCACCATCGTGAAGGTCGCCAGCGAGATCGTGACCCAGCAGGAAGGCTTCTTCCGCCACGGCGTCTCGCACCTGAAGCCGCTCACCCTGCGCGCCGTCGCCGAAACGATCGGGATGCACGAATCGACGGTGAGCCGGGTCACCTCGAACAAATATCTCTCCTGCGAACGCGGCCTGTTCGAGCTCAAATATTTCTTCACCTCGGGCATCCAGTCGGCCGACGGCGGCGATGCCGTCTCGGCGGAGGCGGTGAAGAGCCGGATCAAGGCGCTGATCGCGGCGGAAGACCCGAACCGCATCCTTTCCGACGATCAGCTGGTCGAAATGCTGAAGGGCGAAGGCTTCGACATCGCCCGCCGCACCGTCGCCAAATATCGCGAGGCGATCGGCCTCGGCTCGTCGGTCCAGCGGCGCAGGCAGAAGGCGATCGGCCGGGCGGCCTGA
- the lptB gene encoding LPS export ABC transporter ATP-binding protein codes for MTRGLHVVSIAKSYDKKAVLSGVSLSVRRGEVLGLLGPNGAGKTTCFYSIMGLVKPDSGRILLDGEDITGLPMYRRAIMGLGYLPQETSIFRGLTVSQNIMAVLEVAEPDRKARADRLEQLLEEFHIGRLRDAPAMALSGGERRRCEIARALAANPSIMLLDEPFAGIDPISISDIRDLIVELKKRDIGVLITDHNVRETLDIVDRACIIYGGQVLFAGSPEDLVADENVRRLYLGESFEL; via the coding sequence ATGACGCGGGGGCTCCACGTCGTGTCGATCGCCAAGTCCTATGACAAGAAGGCGGTGCTGAGCGGCGTCAGCCTCTCGGTGCGCCGCGGCGAGGTGCTCGGCCTGCTCGGGCCCAATGGCGCGGGCAAGACGACCTGCTTCTATTCGATCATGGGCCTGGTGAAGCCCGACAGCGGCCGCATCCTCCTCGACGGCGAGGATATTACCGGTCTTCCCATGTACCGGCGCGCGATCATGGGCCTCGGCTATCTGCCGCAGGAAACCTCGATCTTCCGCGGCCTCACCGTCAGCCAGAACATCATGGCCGTCCTCGAAGTCGCCGAGCCGGACAGGAAGGCGCGCGCCGACCGGCTCGAGCAGCTTCTCGAGGAATTCCATATTGGCCGGCTTCGCGATGCGCCGGCGATGGCGCTGTCGGGCGGCGAACGGCGCCGCTGCGAGATCGCGCGCGCGCTCGCCGCCAACCCGTCGATCATGCTGCTCGACGAGCCGTTCGCCGGCATCGACCCCATTTCGATTTCCGACATCCGCGATCTCATCGTCGAGCTGAAGAAGCGCGACATCGGCGTGCTCATCACCGATCACAATGTCCGCGAGACGCTCGACATCGTCGATCGCGCCTGCATCATCTATGGCGGCCAGGTGCTGTTCGCCGGCAGCCCGGAGGATCTCGTCGCCGACGAGAATGTCCGGCGCCTCTATCTCGGGGAGAGCTTCGAGCTGTAG
- a CDS encoding electron transfer flavoprotein subunit beta/FixA family protein: MKVLVAVKRVIDYNVKPRVKADGTGVDLANVKMSMNPFDEIAVEEAIRLKEKGAAEEIVAVSIGPAKAQETLRTALAMGADRAILIQTDDEVEPLAVAKLLKGVADEEQPGLVILGKQAIDDDSNQTGQMLAALLGWPQGTFASKVELAGDKVDVTREVDGGLETVRLNTPAVVTTDLRLNEPRYASLPNIMKAKSKPLATKAPADYGVDTSPRLTTLKVSEPPRRQAGVKVADVDELIGKLKNLGVVA, encoded by the coding sequence ATGAAGGTCCTGGTCGCCGTGAAGCGGGTGATCGACTATAATGTGAAGCCGCGTGTGAAGGCGGATGGCACGGGGGTCGATCTTGCCAACGTCAAGATGAGCATGAACCCGTTTGACGAGATTGCGGTCGAGGAGGCGATCCGTCTGAAGGAGAAGGGCGCGGCCGAGGAGATTGTTGCGGTTTCGATCGGCCCGGCCAAGGCGCAGGAGACGCTTCGCACCGCGCTTGCGATGGGCGCGGACCGCGCGATCCTGATCCAGACCGACGACGAGGTCGAGCCGCTGGCGGTTGCCAAGCTGCTGAAGGGCGTCGCCGACGAGGAGCAGCCGGGCCTTGTCATTCTCGGCAAGCAGGCGATCGACGATGATTCGAACCAGACCGGGCAGATGCTGGCGGCCCTGCTCGGCTGGCCGCAGGGCACCTTCGCCTCGAAGGTCGAGCTCGCCGGCGACAAGGTGGACGTGACCCGCGAGGTCGATGGCGGGCTGGAGACGGTGCGGCTGAACACGCCGGCGGTCGTCACCACCGATCTTCGCCTGAACGAGCCGCGCTATGCGAGCCTGCCCAACATCATGAAGGCCAAGTCCAAGCCGCTCGCGACCAAGGCGCCGGCGGATTATGGCGTCGACACGAGCCCGCGGCTCACCACGCTCAAGGTGAGCGAGCCGCCCCGGCGCCAGGCCGGCGTCAAGGTCGCGGACGTGGATGAACTGATCGGCAAGCTGAAGAATCTGGGAGTGGTGGCATGA
- a CDS encoding metallophosphoesterase family protein yields MSQSSEPLRLAAVGDLHVTEASEHRYRDMFDEISREADVVALCGDLTNFGKPREAEILAEDLRACTIPALAVLGNHDYECGQPEEVARILHSAGVTVLSEQAVIVEGVGFAGVKGFLGGFGRGELGAFGEAPIKAFVDAALDEVRRLENALRSLKTERSVAILHYSPVVDTLEGEPLEIYPFLGCSRLADAIDRFDHVAAVVHGHAHRGAHRGRTPRGTPVYNCATMVASAATGRPYALIEI; encoded by the coding sequence ATGAGCCAAAGCTCTGAGCCGCTGCGCCTCGCCGCGGTCGGCGACCTGCACGTCACCGAGGCGAGCGAGCATCGCTATCGCGACATGTTCGATGAGATTTCGCGGGAGGCCGATGTCGTCGCCCTGTGCGGCGATCTCACCAATTTCGGCAAGCCGCGCGAGGCCGAGATACTGGCGGAGGATCTGCGCGCCTGCACCATCCCCGCGCTCGCCGTGCTCGGCAATCACGATTATGAATGCGGCCAGCCGGAGGAGGTGGCACGGATCCTCCATTCGGCCGGCGTCACGGTGCTGTCCGAACAGGCGGTGATCGTCGAAGGCGTCGGCTTCGCCGGGGTGAAGGGCTTTCTCGGCGGATTCGGCCGGGGCGAGCTCGGCGCGTTCGGCGAGGCGCCGATCAAGGCCTTCGTCGATGCCGCGCTGGACGAGGTCCGCCGGCTCGAAAACGCGCTCCGATCGCTCAAGACCGAACGAAGCGTCGCCATCCTCCATTATTCTCCGGTCGTCGACACGCTGGAGGGCGAGCCGCTCGAAATCTATCCCTTCCTCGGCTGTTCGCGGCTCGCCGATGCGATCGACCGCTTCGATCATGTCGCCGCGGTCGTCCACGGCCACGCCCATCGCGGCGCCCACCGGGGGCGGACGCCCCGCGGCACGCCCGTCTACAATTGCGCGACGATGGTGGCGTCGGCGGCGACCGGGCGGCCTTACGCCCTGATCGAAATCTAG
- a CDS encoding LptA/OstA family protein yields the protein MTFPRTFAIGAAFALLLASSASGQRATSGSNSLFRHDSNAPIDVSAARIEVQDRADRAILSGNVVATQGDMRLTSANLIVLYSNNPGAAAGSTGGVQIRRLEASGGVTITQPGQTARGQFAIYDVDRKIVTMIGNVSLVRNDARVQGGRLVLEMDTGRAVLDGGAAGAPGQRASGGRVSGRFTVPQTQGRQGQGQGGATGH from the coding sequence ATGACTTTCCCGCGCACGTTCGCAATCGGCGCCGCCTTCGCGCTCCTGCTCGCCTCGAGCGCGTCGGGGCAGCGCGCGACGTCGGGCAGCAACAGCCTGTTCCGCCACGATTCCAACGCGCCGATCGATGTCAGCGCGGCGCGGATCGAGGTGCAGGACCGCGCCGATCGCGCCATCCTTTCGGGCAATGTGGTCGCGACCCAGGGCGACATGCGGCTGACCAGCGCCAACCTCATCGTGCTCTATTCGAACAATCCGGGCGCGGCGGCCGGGAGCACGGGTGGCGTCCAGATCCGCCGGCTCGAAGCCTCGGGCGGGGTGACGATCACCCAGCCGGGGCAGACGGCGCGCGGACAGTTCGCGATCTATGATGTCGATCGCAAGATCGTGACCATGATCGGCAATGTCAGCCTGGTTCGCAACGATGCCCGCGTGCAGGGCGGCCGGCTCGTGCTCGAAATGGACACCGGCCGCGCGGTGCTCGATGGCGGCGCCGCCGGCGCGCCGGGCCAGCGGGCGAGCGGCGGGCGGGTCAGCGGCCGCTTCACCGTGCCGCAGACGCAGGGCCGTCAGGGCCAGGGACAGGGCGGCGCCACGGGCCATTGA
- the tsaD gene encoding tRNA (adenosine(37)-N6)-threonylcarbamoyltransferase complex transferase subunit TsaD codes for MSLILGIESSCDETAAALVASDRRILAHRLAGQEAAHRPYGGVVPEIAARAHVEILPRLVEEALAEAGVGLGDVDAIAATAGPGLIGGVMVGLLTAKGLALATGKPLVAVNHLEGHALSPMLADPDLAFPYLLLLVSGGHCQLLFVEGVGRYRRLATTIDDAAGEAFDKTAKLLGLAYPGGPAVERVAAAGEAAAVPLPRPLVGSDEPHFSFAGLKSAVLRAKESGRHADADIAASFQQAVVDCLVDRTRRAIVAAPGATALVVAGGVAANQAIRAALADLAHRHDLPFVAPPLWLCTDNAAMIGWAGALRFEAGLIDGLDAPARARWPLDPLAEKARGAGVKA; via the coding sequence ATGAGCCTGATCCTCGGCATCGAATCCAGTTGCGACGAAACCGCGGCGGCATTGGTCGCCTCGGATCGGCGCATCCTCGCGCACCGGCTCGCCGGGCAGGAGGCGGCGCACCGGCCCTATGGCGGCGTCGTCCCGGAAATCGCGGCGCGCGCCCATGTCGAGATCCTGCCGCGCCTCGTCGAAGAGGCGCTGGCCGAGGCGGGCGTCGGCCTGGGCGACGTCGATGCGATCGCGGCGACCGCGGGGCCCGGCCTCATCGGCGGGGTGATGGTGGGGCTCCTCACCGCCAAGGGCCTCGCGCTCGCCACCGGCAAGCCGCTGGTCGCGGTCAACCATCTCGAAGGCCATGCCCTTTCGCCGATGCTCGCCGATCCGGATCTCGCTTTCCCCTATCTGCTGCTGCTCGTCTCGGGCGGCCATTGCCAATTGCTTTTCGTCGAAGGCGTCGGCCGCTACCGCCGGCTCGCCACCACGATCGACGATGCCGCCGGCGAGGCGTTCGACAAGACCGCGAAGCTGCTCGGCCTCGCCTATCCCGGCGGCCCGGCGGTCGAGCGCGTGGCGGCGGCGGGTGAGGCCGCGGCCGTGCCGCTGCCCCGTCCCCTCGTCGGCAGCGACGAACCGCATTTCTCCTTCGCCGGGCTCAAGAGCGCGGTGCTCCGGGCCAAGGAATCGGGCCGCCATGCCGATGCCGACATCGCCGCCTCCTTCCAGCAGGCGGTGGTCGATTGCCTGGTCGATCGCACCCGGCGGGCGATCGTCGCCGCGCCCGGAGCCACCGCGCTCGTCGTCGCCGGCGGCGTCGCGGCCAATCAGGCGATCCGCGCCGCCCTCGCCGATCTCGCGCATCGCCACGATCTTCCCTTCGTCGCCCCGCCTTTGTGGCTGTGCACCGATAATGCGGCGATGATCGGCTGGGCCGGCGCGCTCAGGTTCGAGGCGGGCCTGATCGACGGCCTCGACGCCCCGGCCCGCGCCCGCTGGCCGCTCGATCCCTTGGCGGAAAAGGCGCGCGGCGCGGGGGTCAAGGCATGA
- the sucC gene encoding ADP-forming succinate--CoA ligase subunit beta yields the protein MDIHEYQAKDLLAKFGVPVPAGYAAMSVDEAVAAAGKLPGPLYVVKAQIHAGGRGKGKFKELGPDAKGGVRLARSLDEVRAHAAEMLGNTLVTVQTGPHGKQVNRLYVTDGVDIAKEFYLALLVDRKTGRIAFVASTEGGMNIEDVAHQTPEKIHTFDVDPATGLMPHHGRAVAKALGLTGDLAKQAQTVAAKLYDAFLGTDASQIEINPLAVTEDGKLMVLDAKVGFDSNAMFRHRDLEELRDVTEEDPMELEASKYDLAYIKLDGNIGCMVNGAGLAMATMDIIKLNGAFPANFLDVGGGASKEKVTAAFKIILSDPAVKGILVNIFGGIMRCDIIAEGIVAAAKEVDLKVPLVVRLEGTNVEEGKRILAESGLAIVPANDLGDAARKIVAEVGKVAA from the coding sequence ATGGACATCCACGAATATCAGGCCAAGGATCTCCTGGCCAAGTTCGGCGTCCCCGTTCCGGCGGGCTATGCCGCGATGAGCGTCGATGAAGCGGTGGCCGCCGCGGGCAAGCTCCCCGGGCCGCTCTATGTCGTCAAGGCGCAGATCCACGCCGGCGGGCGCGGCAAGGGCAAGTTCAAGGAATTGGGGCCGGATGCCAAGGGCGGCGTCCGCCTCGCCCGCAGCCTCGACGAGGTCCGCGCCCATGCGGCGGAGATGCTCGGCAACACGCTGGTGACGGTGCAGACCGGGCCGCACGGCAAGCAGGTCAACCGGCTCTACGTCACCGACGGCGTCGACATCGCGAAGGAATTCTACCTCGCCCTGCTCGTCGACCGGAAGACCGGCCGGATCGCCTTCGTCGCCTCGACCGAGGGCGGCATGAACATCGAGGACGTGGCGCACCAGACGCCGGAAAAGATCCATACGTTCGACGTCGATCCTGCGACCGGCCTGATGCCGCATCACGGCCGCGCCGTCGCCAAGGCGCTCGGCCTCACCGGCGATCTCGCCAAGCAGGCGCAGACTGTCGCCGCGAAGCTCTATGACGCCTTTCTCGGCACCGATGCCTCGCAGATCGAAATCAATCCGCTCGCCGTCACCGAGGATGGCAAGCTGATGGTCCTCGACGCCAAGGTGGGCTTCGATTCCAATGCCATGTTCCGGCACAGGGATCTGGAAGAGCTGCGCGACGTCACCGAGGAGGATCCGATGGAGCTGGAGGCGAGCAAGTACGATCTCGCCTATATCAAGCTCGACGGGAATATCGGCTGCATGGTCAACGGCGCCGGGCTCGCCATGGCGACGATGGACATCATCAAGCTCAACGGCGCCTTTCCGGCCAATTTCCTCGATGTCGGCGGCGGCGCCAGCAAGGAGAAGGTGACCGCGGCGTTCAAGATCATCCTCTCCGATCCCGCGGTGAAGGGCATCCTCGTCAACATCTTCGGCGGGATCATGCGCTGCGACATTATTGCGGAGGGGATCGTCGCGGCGGCGAAAGAGGTGGATCTCAAGGTTCCGCTCGTCGTCCGGCTCGAAGGCACCAATGTCGAGGAAGGCAAGCGCATCCTCGCCGAATCCGGCCTCGCCATCGTGCCGGCCAACGATCTCGGCGATGCGGCGCGCAAGATCGTCGCGGAGGTTGGTAAAGTAGCTGCGTAG
- a CDS encoding electron transfer flavoprotein subunit alpha/FixB family protein, giving the protein MSVAIVLVEHEGGAIKDATLAAVTAAAKLGEVHALVAGQGVGPVAEAAAKIAGVAKVHVADDAAYAHQLAENVAPVAAALMKDHGDYFVAPATTTGKNVAPRVAALLDVMQVSDILSVEGPDTFTRPIYAGNAIATVKSSDARKVITVRTTAFEKAAASGGSGSVEPVSGGGDAGLSSFVGAELSKSERPELTSARVIVSGGRALGSSEQFHALIDPLADKLKAGVGASRAAVDAGYAPNDYQVGQTGKIVAPEVYIAIGISGAIQHLAGMKDSKTIIAINKDEDAPIFQVADIGLVGDLFKIVPELTEKL; this is encoded by the coding sequence ATGAGCGTCGCGATCGTCCTCGTCGAACATGAAGGCGGCGCGATCAAGGACGCGACGCTTGCCGCCGTCACCGCCGCGGCGAAGCTCGGCGAGGTCCATGCGCTGGTCGCCGGCCAGGGCGTCGGGCCGGTTGCCGAGGCCGCCGCGAAGATCGCCGGCGTTGCCAAGGTCCATGTCGCCGACGATGCGGCCTATGCGCACCAGCTGGCCGAGAATGTCGCGCCGGTCGCGGCCGCGCTGATGAAGGACCATGGCGATTATTTCGTCGCGCCGGCGACGACCACCGGCAAGAATGTCGCGCCGCGCGTCGCCGCCTTGCTCGATGTCATGCAGGTCAGCGACATCCTGTCGGTCGAAGGGCCCGACACCTTCACCCGGCCGATCTATGCCGGCAACGCGATCGCGACGGTGAAATCGTCCGATGCCAGGAAGGTCATCACCGTCCGCACCACCGCATTCGAGAAGGCGGCGGCAAGCGGCGGATCGGGCAGCGTCGAGCCGGTCTCCGGCGGCGGCGATGCCGGGCTCTCCAGCTTCGTCGGCGCGGAGCTCTCGAAGTCCGAGCGGCCGGAGCTGACCAGCGCCAGGGTGATCGTCTCGGGCGGCCGCGCGCTCGGCTCGTCGGAGCAGTTCCACGCGCTCATCGATCCGCTCGCCGACAAATTGAAGGCCGGCGTCGGCGCCAGCCGCGCCGCGGTCGATGCCGGCTATGCGCCCAACGACTATCAGGTCGGCCAGACCGGCAAGATCGTCGCCCCCGAAGTCTATATCGCGATCGGCATCTCCGGCGCGATCCAGCATCTCGCCGGCATGAAGGACTCCAAGACCATCATCGCCATCAACAAGGACGAAGACGCCCCCATCTTCCAGGTCGCCGACATCGGCCTGGTCGGCGACCTCTTCAAGATCGTCCCCGAGCTCACCGAAAAGCTCTGA
- a CDS encoding nucleotidyltransferase family protein, with the protein MSTQLPALDHSAFEPPPDAVDFYVECLRLLGESGLPFLLSGTYALACYTGIVRPTKDLDIFCKPSDAPKILGFFKARGYRIDIEDERWIGKVWKDDRHFFDVIYNISTASIPVTEDWFAEAYEVEVYGTNVRITPPTEFVLSKIFLQDRYRYDGADVAHVILKKHAEIDWRRLLNALELYWEVLLGHVLNFRFIYPTMRECIPRWLLDELLDRLHAQAEMPTARMQICRGRLFSPRDYITDITEWGFADVVGKGIEERHEPKL; encoded by the coding sequence ATGAGCACGCAGCTTCCAGCGCTGGACCATTCGGCCTTCGAGCCGCCGCCGGACGCGGTCGATTTCTATGTCGAATGCCTGCGCCTGCTGGGCGAATCGGGCCTGCCCTTCCTGCTGTCGGGCACCTATGCGCTCGCCTGCTACACCGGCATCGTCCGCCCGACCAAGGATCTCGACATCTTCTGCAAGCCGTCGGACGCGCCGAAGATCCTCGGCTTCTTCAAGGCGCGCGGTTATCGAATCGATATCGAGGACGAACGCTGGATCGGGAAGGTCTGGAAGGACGATCGCCACTTCTTCGACGTCATCTACAATATCTCGACCGCCAGCATCCCGGTGACCGAGGACTGGTTCGCCGAGGCCTATGAGGTCGAGGTCTACGGCACCAACGTGCGGATCACCCCGCCGACCGAGTTCGTGCTCTCCAAGATCTTCCTGCAGGACCGCTACCGCTATGACGGGGCGGATGTCGCCCATGTGATCCTCAAGAAGCATGCGGAGATCGACTGGCGCCGCCTGCTCAACGCGCTCGAACTCTATTGGGAGGTGCTGCTCGGCCACGTCCTCAATTTCCGCTTCATCTACCCGACGATGCGCGAGTGCATCCCGCGCTGGCTGCTCGACGAATTGCTCGATCGCCTCCACGCCCAGGCCGAGATGCCGACCGCGCGGATGCAGATCTGCCGTGGCCGCCTCTTCTCCCCGCGCGACTATATCACCGACATCACCGAATGGGGCTTCGCCGATGTCGTCGGCAAGGGGATCGAGGAGCGCCATGAGCCAAAGCTCTGA
- a CDS encoding uroporphyrinogen-III synthase: MRPLLILRPQPGADATAARASAIGLRPVIAPLFAIRALPWTCPQAAFEAVILTSANAARCGGDGMTSLRHLPCHAVGEATAQAARAAGFTDVRTGPADGAALIAAMRADGIASALHLCGADRTDLAPAGIAIVEIPVYAADPVDRLPEAAKAALERGAVALLHSSRAATLFARLADAWRTRTRIAAISPAAAQAAGAGWADIAIAQRPRDEALLELAAKLCQTGDDE, encoded by the coding sequence ATGAGGCCGCTGCTGATCCTTCGCCCACAGCCCGGCGCGGATGCGACCGCCGCGCGCGCGTCGGCGATCGGCCTGCGTCCCGTCATCGCGCCGCTCTTCGCCATCCGCGCCTTGCCATGGACATGTCCGCAGGCCGCGTTCGAGGCCGTGATACTGACCAGCGCCAATGCGGCGCGGTGCGGAGGCGACGGCATGACGTCATTGCGTCACCTGCCCTGCCATGCGGTTGGCGAAGCAACGGCGCAGGCGGCACGCGCCGCCGGCTTCACCGATGTGCGGACCGGCCCGGCCGACGGCGCCGCGCTGATCGCGGCGATGCGCGCGGACGGCATCGCCTCCGCGCTCCACCTGTGCGGCGCCGACCGCACCGATCTTGCGCCGGCCGGCATCGCGATCGTCGAAATCCCCGTTTATGCCGCCGATCCGGTGGACCGGCTGCCGGAGGCGGCAAAGGCCGCGCTCGAACGCGGCGCCGTCGCGCTGCTCCATTCGTCGCGGGCGGCGACGCTGTTCGCGCGGCTGGCCGACGCGTGGCGGACGCGGACCCGCATCGCCGCGATCAGCCCGGCCGCCGCGCAGGCCGCCGGGGCGGGATGGGCGGATATCGCAATCGCGCAAAGGCCGCGCGACGAAGCGTTGCTGGAGCTTGCCGCCAAGCTGTGCCAGACTGGCGACGACGAATGA
- the hemC gene encoding hydroxymethylbilane synthase, whose translation MTSPIRIGTRGSPLALAQAHMVADALSVTHGLASEIVPITASGDLIQDRPLADVGGKALWTKELDRCLIDGRTDISVHSMKDVETIRPPSLVIAAMLKRADTRDRLIGAASIAALPRGAVIGTSSPRRSAQLLAVRPDLKPVTLRGNVQTRLAKLARGEAEATLLAAAGLDRLGMDIGVPLDLLPAPAQGAIGVECLAGRADLMRLLAAIDDEETHRCVAAERAFLLALGGDCHSAVAALATVVDGSVILRAQILSADGREVRSGESADPAELAARLLAQASPALRAMFAGP comes from the coding sequence ATGACCAGCCCCATCCGGATCGGCACCCGCGGTTCGCCACTCGCCCTTGCCCAGGCGCATATGGTGGCGGACGCGCTCAGCGTCACGCACGGCCTTGCCAGCGAGATCGTGCCGATCACCGCGAGCGGCGACCTGATCCAGGACCGGCCGCTCGCCGATGTCGGCGGCAAGGCGCTGTGGACCAAGGAGCTCGACCGCTGCCTGATCGACGGGCGCACCGACATTTCGGTCCATTCGATGAAGGATGTCGAGACGATCCGGCCGCCGAGCCTCGTCATCGCGGCGATGCTGAAGCGGGCGGACACGCGCGACCGGCTGATCGGCGCGGCGAGCATCGCGGCGCTGCCCAGGGGCGCGGTGATCGGCACCTCATCGCCCCGGCGATCGGCGCAATTGCTGGCGGTGCGTCCCGACCTCAAGCCGGTCACGCTGCGCGGCAATGTCCAGACGCGGCTCGCCAAGCTGGCGCGCGGCGAGGCCGAGGCGACCCTGCTCGCCGCCGCCGGGCTCGACCGGCTCGGCATGGACATCGGCGTCCCGCTCGATCTGCTGCCGGCGCCGGCGCAGGGGGCGATCGGGGTGGAATGCCTGGCCGGCCGCGCGGACCTGATGCGCCTCCTCGCCGCGATCGACGATGAGGAGACGCATCGGTGCGTCGCGGCGGAACGCGCCTTCCTGCTCGCGCTCGGCGGCGATTGCCATTCGGCGGTCGCGGCGCTGGCCACGGTCGTCGACGGATCGGTGATCCTGCGCGCGCAGATTCTCAGCGCGGATGGGCGGGAGGTGCGATCGGGCGAAAGCGCCGACCCCGCCGAGCTTGCCGCGCGGCTGCTGGCGCAGGCGAGCCCGGCGCTCCGCGCGATGTTCGCGGGACCATGA